A region from the Desulfosoma sp. genome encodes:
- a CDS encoding 4Fe-4S dicluster domain-containing protein, with protein MKQRILELLPKTDCQMCGMTCTDFADFLLSGDLTPQECPTLQEDAYTVQREALAELLAQLAARAKTGHLIDRDKCSGCGICLIVCEYNAANDSESRQGKGPYAGAKVVLRIINGRVVLADETLCTRLLQAADKCSKCQDHCPTQAIVLV; from the coding sequence ATGAAGCAACGAATTCTTGAGCTGCTTCCAAAAACGGACTGCCAAATGTGCGGTATGACCTGCACCGATTTTGCCGATTTTCTTCTCTCGGGTGATCTGACTCCACAGGAATGTCCAACACTACAGGAAGATGCCTACACGGTCCAAAGAGAAGCTTTGGCCGAACTGCTGGCACAACTGGCGGCTCGAGCCAAAACAGGGCATCTCATCGACCGTGACAAGTGTTCGGGCTGCGGTATCTGCCTGATTGTGTGCGAATACAATGCTGCCAATGACTCCGAAAGCCGACAGGGCAAAGGCCCTTACGCCGGCGCCAAAGTGGTGCTTCGAATCATCAACGGGCGGGTCGTTTTGGCTGACGAGACCTTGTGCACTCGACTGCTGCAAGCTGCGGACAAATGCAGCAAATGCCAGGATCATTGCCCCACTCAGGCCATTGTTTTGGTGTAG
- a CDS encoding 4Fe-4S dicluster domain-containing protein, which translates to MEAIEKKKMGKAELLTGDSGFAEEIMAAPGGETLSLCYQCGTCTGCCPVSAVDEGFSPAQIIQWILLGLRTLVLSSSKIWLCLRCHRCSFYCPQGVRFADINATLAHLSVQEGFMSASKVERLSALESHLAALRCAAIQRVLNLSEQDTEDMDTLIQNVLRERHG; encoded by the coding sequence ATGGAAGCGATTGAGAAAAAGAAAATGGGGAAGGCGGAACTCTTGACCGGCGATTCTGGTTTTGCCGAAGAGATTATGGCGGCTCCAGGCGGCGAGACCTTGTCCCTGTGTTATCAGTGCGGTACATGCACGGGCTGCTGCCCGGTCAGTGCCGTGGACGAAGGGTTCAGTCCCGCACAAATCATTCAATGGATTCTATTGGGTCTGCGCACGCTTGTCCTGAGTTCTTCCAAGATATGGCTGTGCCTTCGATGCCATCGCTGTTCTTTTTATTGTCCGCAGGGAGTGCGATTTGCGGATATCAACGCCACATTGGCGCATCTTTCCGTGCAGGAAGGTTTCATGAGCGCTTCAAAGGTGGAACGCCTTTCGGCGTTGGAATCTCATCTGGCGGCTTTGCGTTGTGCCGCCATTCAAAGGGTGTTGAACCTGTCAGAGCAGGACACGGAAGACATGGACACCTTGATTCAAAACGTTCTGAGGGAACGGCATGGGTAG
- a CDS encoding FAD-dependent oxidoreductase, whose translation MGSTSWRHERSGKAPYQTIVVVGGGVAGLHAALQAADLGHDVVLLERDLALGGHMAQLDKTYPTLDCSLCILSPRLLAVGRHPKIRVLVRARLDRVEGCAGSFVCSVTREPTYVDASKCIGCGSCQRACPVERPDPYNLNLGMTKAIRILYPQAYPAVPAIDTATCLHFQGETCSRCADVCPTGAIHFQDQPEAMEIDAGALILASGFDLLDREDLQEPYWLDSPHVLTNLELERYLSATGPTRGVLHPSGLPHPPRHIVFAQCVGSRDPSYGVPYCSHYCCAAALKQIYVAASFPHVERITLCAMDVRAHGRDCEPFFRRVQALEKVRLVHGKVARILPKTKDTGVEVWASHGGLVWHAEADLVVLAMGMRPSREAVGIAKALGLHMDPHNFVRIKEHHTVHTSLDGVYACGTFMGPKSIPSTVQEAYAAAVAASARLSSGMITAGRPCQSFLSSSPSPSQDLTEASRYLGAFPETNTYADVNTSVRVGVFVCRCGTNIAGVIDTKQLAQWAKQLPCVAHVAENLFSCSTDATARMARILQEKKLNRVVVAACSPRSHLPVFQDVLAKAGLPPGYVRMVNIREQGSWVHKDEPEKALHKAKVLLAAAVAQVRAAQPARVIEIPVAPSALVLGSSAAALTAALRLADNGIHVLVVESGNTFGGRLSQASFEKPHVNVDRLYRHFLSRIRTQSRIRVLMNTSLVECRGSLGRFQVELHRKVPGTEVVEERVLEIFGTILIAVGAQVWKPGNLFSYGTVPQVITQEELAEALGQGSLDLRNARRVVMIQCVGSRNDERPYCSRSCCQQAVSHALELRARFPHLTITVLHRDMRTYGLAELIYQKARREGIRFLRYDEKQPPHVVPTRFGRRSTVDLHWNDPDSGRSFHERADLLVLSTATVPAFENQHIASILRVPLTAEGFFMERHVKLAPVETSVEGIFIAGQCHAPKTLAEALVQGDAAAAKMLAVYREGVVRRPAFIATIDSGRCSRCLSCAAVCPAQAVQVPAVGGVRVDPGACRGCGLCVAECPAEAIDLAGAENHGLLKGMPLMEGIDKTVQKETRG comes from the coding sequence ATGGGTAGCACGTCGTGGCGACACGAACGCTCGGGGAAGGCACCTTACCAGACCATCGTGGTTGTGGGAGGGGGCGTGGCCGGGCTTCATGCCGCATTGCAGGCTGCCGATTTAGGCCATGACGTGGTCCTTTTGGAAAGAGATCTGGCCTTGGGCGGGCATATGGCGCAGCTGGACAAGACGTACCCGACCCTTGACTGTTCCTTGTGCATTCTGTCCCCACGTCTGCTCGCCGTCGGCCGTCACCCGAAGATTCGGGTGCTGGTCCGAGCACGATTGGATCGAGTGGAAGGATGTGCCGGGTCTTTCGTGTGTTCGGTAACCCGTGAACCCACCTACGTGGACGCTTCGAAATGTATCGGCTGCGGCAGCTGCCAGCGAGCCTGTCCTGTGGAAAGACCGGACCCTTACAATCTGAACCTTGGCATGACCAAAGCCATTCGAATCCTTTACCCGCAGGCCTATCCCGCAGTCCCGGCCATCGATACGGCAACATGCTTGCATTTTCAGGGGGAAACCTGTTCACGATGCGCCGATGTGTGTCCCACAGGAGCCATTCATTTTCAAGACCAACCTGAGGCCATGGAAATTGACGCGGGCGCTCTCATCCTCGCTTCGGGTTTTGATCTTTTGGACCGCGAAGACCTTCAAGAACCGTATTGGCTTGACAGCCCTCATGTTTTGACCAACCTGGAACTGGAAAGATACCTGAGCGCCACCGGACCCACTCGAGGTGTCCTTCACCCATCAGGGCTTCCACATCCGCCACGGCATATCGTTTTTGCTCAGTGTGTTGGATCCAGGGATCCTTCCTATGGTGTGCCCTATTGTTCACATTATTGTTGCGCCGCCGCTTTAAAGCAGATCTACGTGGCCGCTTCTTTTCCTCATGTGGAACGCATTACCCTCTGTGCCATGGACGTCAGGGCCCATGGAAGGGACTGCGAACCCTTTTTTCGAAGGGTTCAGGCCTTGGAAAAGGTGCGTCTTGTCCACGGCAAAGTGGCCCGTATTTTACCGAAAACCAAAGATACCGGGGTCGAGGTATGGGCTTCGCACGGCGGCCTTGTCTGGCATGCGGAAGCTGATCTCGTCGTTTTGGCCATGGGCATGCGGCCTTCACGAGAAGCCGTTGGGATCGCCAAGGCTTTGGGACTCCACATGGATCCCCACAACTTTGTTCGCATCAAAGAACACCACACGGTGCACACGTCCTTGGACGGTGTCTATGCGTGTGGCACCTTCATGGGCCCTAAGAGTATTCCCTCCACGGTCCAGGAAGCCTACGCGGCGGCCGTGGCGGCCAGCGCCCGTTTGTCATCGGGCATGATTACCGCCGGGCGCCCTTGTCAGAGCTTTTTATCCTCATCGCCATCTCCTTCCCAGGACTTGACTGAAGCGTCCAGATATCTCGGCGCATTTCCTGAAACAAACACTTATGCGGACGTGAACACCTCTGTTCGTGTCGGTGTTTTTGTGTGTCGATGCGGAACGAACATCGCCGGCGTTATCGACACAAAACAGCTTGCTCAATGGGCGAAACAGCTTCCTTGTGTGGCTCACGTGGCCGAGAACCTCTTTTCCTGTTCCACCGACGCGACCGCACGCATGGCCAGGATCCTTCAAGAGAAGAAACTGAATCGAGTCGTGGTGGCCGCCTGTTCTCCTCGAAGTCATCTTCCCGTGTTTCAAGACGTTTTGGCAAAAGCCGGACTTCCTCCAGGTTATGTGCGCATGGTGAACATTCGAGAACAAGGTTCCTGGGTGCACAAGGACGAGCCTGAAAAGGCCCTGCACAAAGCCAAGGTTCTCCTTGCAGCGGCCGTAGCCCAGGTGCGGGCGGCGCAGCCGGCACGGGTTATAGAAATCCCCGTGGCTCCTTCAGCCCTGGTTCTGGGAAGCAGCGCCGCGGCACTGACGGCTGCGCTGCGCCTGGCGGACAACGGAATCCATGTTCTGGTAGTGGAATCGGGAAACACGTTCGGCGGCCGTCTTTCTCAGGCTTCTTTTGAAAAACCCCATGTCAATGTGGATCGATTGTACCGACATTTTTTGAGCCGCATTCGAACACAGTCTCGAATTCGCGTCTTGATGAATACAAGCCTTGTGGAATGCCGAGGAAGCCTGGGACGGTTTCAAGTGGAACTGCATCGCAAGGTGCCGGGAACCGAAGTCGTTGAAGAACGTGTGCTCGAAATCTTTGGAACCATTCTCATCGCCGTGGGAGCTCAGGTCTGGAAGCCGGGAAATCTCTTTTCATACGGCACGGTGCCGCAGGTGATCACACAAGAGGAACTGGCCGAAGCTTTAGGGCAAGGGAGCCTGGATCTGCGCAACGCTCGTCGAGTGGTCATGATCCAGTGCGTGGGATCTCGCAACGATGAGCGCCCCTATTGCAGTCGATCCTGCTGCCAGCAGGCCGTGTCCCATGCTTTGGAACTTCGCGCCCGGTTTCCACATCTCACCATCACCGTGCTTCATCGAGATATGCGTACCTACGGCCTTGCAGAACTCATTTACCAAAAGGCCCGTCGCGAGGGTATTCGGTTCCTGCGTTATGACGAAAAACAGCCGCCGCATGTGGTACCGACACGATTCGGCCGCCGTTCCACGGTGGACCTTCATTGGAACGATCCCGACAGCGGAAGATCCTTTCACGAACGAGCAGACCTTCTGGTTCTAAGCACAGCCACGGTGCCGGCTTTTGAAAATCAGCACATAGCCTCCATTCTTCGAGTGCCCCTGACCGCCGAGGGGTTTTTCATGGAACGACACGTGAAACTGGCCCCGGTGGAAACTTCCGTGGAAGGCATCTTTATCGCGGGCCAGTGTCATGCCCCGAAAACCCTTGCGGAGGCCTTGGTCCAAGGCGATGCGGCTGCTGCCAAGATGCTGGCCGTTTATCGGGAAGGCGTGGTGCGACGTCCTGCCTTCATTGCGACGATCGACTCAGGCCGTTGTTCCCGATGTCTGAGTTGCGCTGCAGTGTGCCCCGCCCAGGCTGTGCAGGTGCCGGCTGTGGGGGGGGTGCGGGTGGATCCGGGAGCATGCCGCGGATGCGGTTTATGTGTTGCTGAATGTCCCGCCGAAGCCATCGATCTTGCAGGTGCGGAAAACCATGGTTTGTTAAAGGGCATGCCGCTGATGGAAGGGATCGACAAGACTGTCCAAAAAGAGACGCGTGGATAA
- the glpX gene encoding class II fructose-bisphosphatase — MQTEAPERNLGLDLVRVTEAAALAAARWLGRGDGKAGDKAAVDAMRLSFNAVDIDGIVVIGEGEKDKAPMLYNGEKLGTGRGPKVDVAVDPVEGTRLLAQGRPNAISVVAMAPRGSMYNPGPAFYMNKLAVPAPARDAIDLDASPEDNLKNIARALGKDVDDLTVFVLDKPRHRELIAHIRKAGARIQLHTDGDVAGALMAVLPDSSVDVMMGTGGTPEGVLAAAAIKVVGGEMLGRLDPQSAAEKEALLKAGYDLQRVLSTHDLIRSDDVFFAATGISGGDFLPGVRFTGRGAVTYSLVMRGKTGTVRRIEALHSFEQLMQISAISYD; from the coding sequence ATGCAGACGGAAGCACCTGAAAGGAACTTGGGACTTGACTTGGTTCGCGTCACAGAGGCCGCCGCCTTGGCGGCGGCTCGATGGCTCGGCCGCGGAGATGGCAAGGCCGGTGACAAAGCGGCGGTAGACGCCATGAGGTTAAGCTTCAATGCGGTGGATATCGACGGCATTGTGGTCATCGGGGAAGGGGAAAAAGACAAGGCGCCGATGCTCTACAACGGCGAGAAATTAGGGACGGGCCGAGGTCCGAAGGTGGACGTGGCCGTAGATCCCGTTGAAGGCACACGCCTTTTGGCCCAAGGACGTCCCAACGCCATATCGGTCGTGGCCATGGCCCCCCGGGGTTCCATGTACAACCCAGGTCCTGCCTTTTACATGAATAAACTGGCCGTGCCCGCTCCGGCTCGTGACGCCATCGACCTGGATGCTTCACCCGAAGACAATCTGAAAAACATTGCCAGGGCTTTAGGAAAAGATGTGGACGACCTTACGGTCTTTGTCCTAGACAAACCGCGCCACAGGGAACTCATCGCGCATATTCGAAAAGCCGGAGCTCGCATCCAGCTTCACACCGACGGGGATGTGGCGGGAGCCCTTATGGCCGTACTGCCGGACAGTTCCGTGGATGTCATGATGGGCACCGGAGGAACTCCGGAAGGTGTGCTGGCCGCTGCCGCCATCAAGGTTGTGGGCGGCGAAATGCTGGGCCGTCTGGATCCCCAGTCTGCTGCTGAAAAAGAAGCCTTGTTGAAAGCCGGCTATGATTTGCAGCGGGTGCTCAGCACCCATGATCTCATTCGAAGTGATGATGTGTTTTTTGCCGCCACAGGAATCAGTGGAGGGGATTTTCTTCCCGGAGTCCGTTTCACGGGTCGAGGAGCTGTCACCTACTCCCTGGTGATGCGCGGCAAAACAGGAACGGTCCGCCGTATCGAAGCGCTCCACTCCTTCGAACAACTCATGCAGATCAGCGCCATCTCTTACGACTGA
- a CDS encoding response regulator, which translates to MHDDVSFSEKHILVVDDDPHVLEIMGEVLRSEGCCPVLASNPLEALSRLASQYCSMAFLDIELPGMSGLDLTARLKAQDPHMDVVIMTGYGTLENAVQAIKMGVVDFIRKPFSIEDVIMCIRRHREREAFRERIHRAEQRYANLVQHAPMMIFSLRKDFGLGFINRACRTVLGFDPAEVVDREGWLLERVVEEDRARLTEHVQGVFDGQKESGFLECRLRHREGHVLHCLLKTFVPENTPKVERAKQLEGIAVDITDRVLLEKALVQKEKLKTLGAVAAEVAHEIRNPLVAIGGFARRLLVRYPEASEAAIILDECRRLERILDRIRNYLSPVETSLGKHSLEEILLRCKELMGLELERRGMRCRLDLEPGLEPLPVDANALLQVFINLVRNAIQAMQKGDELTVRAYGSAQHVLIRFQNPCRKSLPAHPDALFLPFDEGGQTIGLPLCYRLIRSMGGVLNFSWEEPYAVFTISLPRFQEHEFEEHQEKASSAAEAAKLP; encoded by the coding sequence ATGCACGACGATGTTTCTTTTTCAGAAAAACACATTCTGGTCGTGGACGATGATCCCCATGTTCTCGAGATCATGGGCGAAGTTCTTCGCAGTGAAGGCTGCTGTCCTGTGCTGGCCTCAAATCCCCTAGAAGCTTTGAGCCGGCTCGCATCTCAATATTGTTCTATGGCCTTTCTCGACATAGAGCTTCCCGGCATGAGCGGTCTTGATCTCACCGCACGTCTTAAAGCTCAGGACCCTCACATGGACGTGGTCATCATGACAGGCTACGGAACCCTGGAAAATGCTGTTCAGGCCATCAAGATGGGAGTTGTGGATTTTATTCGAAAGCCTTTCAGTATCGAAGATGTCATCATGTGTATTCGAAGACATCGGGAAAGAGAGGCTTTCCGGGAACGGATTCACCGCGCTGAGCAGCGCTACGCAAACCTCGTCCAGCATGCGCCCATGATGATCTTTTCCCTGAGAAAGGATTTTGGCCTCGGCTTTATCAATCGAGCCTGTCGCACGGTTTTGGGGTTTGATCCGGCCGAAGTGGTGGATCGAGAAGGATGGTTGCTGGAACGGGTCGTGGAGGAAGATAGAGCTCGATTGACAGAACATGTCCAAGGAGTTTTTGATGGCCAGAAAGAGTCCGGTTTTTTGGAATGCCGACTGAGACACCGTGAGGGTCATGTGCTTCATTGCCTTCTAAAAACCTTTGTCCCTGAGAACACCCCTAAGGTCGAACGGGCTAAGCAATTGGAAGGCATAGCGGTGGACATCACAGATCGAGTGCTTTTGGAAAAAGCTCTCGTTCAAAAAGAAAAACTTAAAACTTTAGGGGCCGTGGCGGCAGAAGTGGCCCATGAGATTCGAAACCCTTTGGTGGCCATCGGCGGCTTTGCGCGCCGTTTACTAGTGCGTTATCCTGAAGCTTCTGAAGCGGCCATTATTTTGGATGAATGCCGAAGGCTGGAAAGGATCTTGGACCGCATTCGAAACTACCTGTCACCGGTAGAGACCTCTCTTGGCAAACATTCCCTGGAAGAGATCCTTCTTCGCTGTAAGGAACTCATGGGCCTGGAACTGGAAAGAAGGGGCATGCGGTGTCGACTGGACTTGGAACCTGGATTGGAACCCTTACCCGTGGATGCCAACGCTCTTCTCCAGGTTTTTATCAACCTGGTGCGAAACGCCATTCAAGCCATGCAGAAAGGTGACGAACTCACGGTTCGGGCCTACGGCAGTGCCCAGCATGTGCTCATTCGTTTCCAGAACCCATGCCGCAAGTCTCTTCCCGCCCATCCAGACGCTCTATTTCTTCCCTTTGACGAGGGCGGGCAAACCATCGGTTTGCCTCTCTGTTACCGCTTGATTCGCTCCATGGGAGGAGTCCTCAATTTTTCCTGGGAAGAACCTTACGCCGTCTTTACCATTTCTTTACCAAGGTTTCAGGAGCATGAATTCGAAGAGCATCAAGAAAAGGCTTCCAGCGCAGCCGAAGCGGCGAAACTTCCTTAA
- a CDS encoding DMT family transporter, with product MGKIYLKLTITAFFWGGTFIAGRWIAQEVPPFSAAFLRFLWASIFLFGFLRTRGTLVSVPRKHWPVFLVLGLTGIFAYNAFFFSGLKLIPASRASLIIACNPAMIALFSAVLFKERLGPVRAGGVALSVLGAFTVISRGDPVAVWNVGIGLGDLLILGCVASWVAYSLVGKTVMKGVSPEIAVAYSCLMGTVLLAIPAGAERVWSHLFTYSLSSWIGLFYLGFFGSFLGFRWYYEGIQAIGAARAGVFINLVPLSAVLMAVLFLGERLEASLLLGASMICLGVTLTNRS from the coding sequence GTGGGTAAAATCTACCTTAAGTTGACTATTACGGCTTTTTTTTGGGGGGGGACCTTCATTGCCGGCAGATGGATCGCCCAGGAGGTGCCGCCCTTTTCGGCGGCTTTTCTTCGCTTTCTCTGGGCCTCTATATTTCTTTTTGGTTTTCTTAGGACCCGTGGCACTTTGGTCTCTGTGCCCCGAAAACACTGGCCGGTCTTCCTGGTTTTGGGGCTCACGGGCATTTTTGCCTACAATGCCTTTTTCTTTTCAGGGCTTAAGCTGATCCCCGCAAGCCGCGCTTCGTTGATCATTGCTTGTAATCCGGCCATGATTGCGCTTTTTTCGGCCGTTTTGTTTAAAGAGCGGCTGGGGCCGGTTCGAGCCGGAGGGGTCGCTCTTTCGGTGCTTGGAGCCTTCACGGTCATTTCCAGGGGCGATCCTGTGGCTGTATGGAATGTTGGCATTGGTCTAGGGGATCTCTTGATTCTAGGATGCGTAGCGAGCTGGGTTGCTTATTCGCTGGTGGGCAAAACGGTCATGAAGGGGGTTTCTCCGGAAATCGCCGTGGCCTATTCCTGCCTGATGGGAACCGTGCTTTTGGCGATTCCGGCAGGGGCTGAACGGGTTTGGTCGCACCTTTTCACCTACAGTCTTTCCTCCTGGATCGGCTTGTTTTACCTGGGTTTTTTCGGATCCTTTTTGGGATTCCGTTGGTACTACGAAGGCATTCAAGCCATTGGAGCGGCCAGAGCGGGGGTTTTCATTAACCTGGTGCCATTGAGTGCGGTCTTGATGGCCGTGCTTTTTCTCGGGGAACGCCTTGAAGCCTCCCTGCTTTTGGGTGCCTCGATGATCTGTCTGGGCGTCACCCTTACCAACCGTTCATGA
- a CDS encoding FAD-dependent oxidoreductase, which produces MARKEILPKDVARYLRDLFDKLPYDVTILVFSDKRHAEMDEAVKTFVSMFKDLSSKVHMFHKDLGDPEAATFQVDRTPVLLFCPDRYHVRYLGLPLGEEGRTLVETIIHMGTRSDGLSDQSKKVLSKLAEKRHIKVFVSATCPYCPQQAINAVKAAVALPEKVSVEIVDIEFNPDLARAYEAFSVPQVIANETLTAQGAQPEELFMASLVKLVPQTIFIPDIDAEEVQTDLVIVGGGPAGLTAGIYAVRSGLRAVVVERGNLGGQVASTPMVENYPGLSRVPGKTLVDIMVSHALEYVKIFPNEEVVEVHPNEEIEVLTTRRRFRARAVLLATGASYRRLGVPGEERLAGRGVSYCSTCDGPLYRGKKALVIGGGNSAVTEALHLNHIGVKVTLVHRRDALRAQEHLVKSLETSEIPVLWNTEVQEIVGDRLVKSVILKNNKTGETFSRETDAVFVAIGYVAETTLAQKLGLPLTPDGFVQHDGSHRTIIAGIYTAGDVEGGYRQIVTATAAGAAAALTIFEDLSNPYWTRHKQTG; this is translated from the coding sequence ATGGCCCGTAAAGAAATCTTGCCTAAGGATGTCGCTCGGTATCTGAGGGACCTCTTTGACAAGCTACCCTACGACGTCACCATTCTCGTATTCTCGGACAAGAGACATGCGGAGATGGATGAAGCGGTCAAAACTTTTGTTTCCATGTTCAAGGACTTGTCCAGTAAGGTTCATATGTTCCACAAGGACCTTGGTGACCCCGAAGCCGCAACCTTTCAGGTGGATCGCACGCCCGTACTCCTTTTTTGCCCGGATCGCTATCACGTGCGCTATCTGGGACTGCCTTTAGGCGAAGAAGGTCGTACCCTGGTGGAAACCATCATCCACATGGGAACGCGTTCCGATGGCTTGAGCGATCAGTCGAAAAAAGTCCTTTCCAAGCTGGCAGAAAAACGCCACATTAAGGTATTTGTCAGCGCCACTTGCCCGTATTGCCCCCAACAGGCGATCAATGCGGTCAAGGCCGCCGTAGCGTTGCCTGAAAAGGTTTCCGTGGAAATTGTCGATATCGAATTCAACCCTGATTTGGCGAGAGCTTACGAAGCTTTCAGCGTGCCCCAGGTCATAGCCAACGAAACCCTCACGGCTCAAGGAGCTCAGCCCGAAGAACTTTTTATGGCTTCTTTAGTGAAACTGGTACCTCAGACCATTTTCATTCCGGACATCGATGCGGAAGAAGTGCAAACGGATCTTGTCATTGTGGGCGGAGGTCCCGCCGGATTGACAGCGGGCATTTATGCCGTCCGAAGCGGACTTCGAGCCGTGGTTGTGGAGCGAGGGAATTTAGGAGGCCAAGTGGCCAGCACACCCATGGTCGAAAACTATCCGGGATTAAGCCGTGTGCCCGGAAAAACGCTCGTGGATATCATGGTCTCCCATGCTCTGGAATATGTGAAGATCTTCCCCAATGAAGAGGTCGTGGAGGTTCATCCTAACGAGGAGATAGAAGTTTTGACCACGCGGCGGCGATTTAGGGCTCGGGCAGTGCTTCTGGCGACAGGAGCCTCTTATCGGCGGTTAGGAGTCCCTGGAGAGGAACGGCTGGCTGGTCGAGGGGTAAGTTATTGTAGCACTTGCGATGGTCCTTTGTACCGAGGCAAAAAGGCTTTGGTGATCGGAGGCGGCAATAGTGCTGTCACAGAAGCTTTGCACCTGAATCACATCGGGGTGAAAGTCACTCTGGTGCACCGTCGCGATGCCCTCCGAGCCCAAGAACATTTGGTGAAGTCCCTCGAGACGTCCGAAATCCCGGTGCTGTGGAACACGGAAGTGCAAGAGATCGTGGGCGATCGCTTGGTCAAATCCGTTATTCTCAAGAATAATAAAACCGGAGAGACTTTTTCTCGTGAAACGGATGCGGTCTTTGTGGCCATAGGATACGTGGCGGAAACCACTCTGGCCCAAAAACTCGGGCTTCCACTCACCCCCGACGGGTTTGTGCAGCATGATGGGTCACACCGCACAATCATTGCCGGGATCTACACCGCAGGAGATGTGGAAGGAGGTTACCGGCAAATTGTGACAGCGACGGCAGCCGGGGCGGCAGCCGCCTTAACCATCTTTGAAGATCTCTCCAATCCCTATTGGACCCGGCACAAACAAACGGGATGA